The Blautia luti nucleotide sequence CCAGATCAAATTCCGTATCACAGTACGGGCATTTCATTTTCTGGCTGCGGCTGTCAAACTCGATAGCGCCTCCGCAGGCAGGACATTTGTATTCTTTCAGATCAGACATAGGAACCCTCCTTATGGTCTTATTGTCTTGGTTTTCCACATTCCGCACAGAATTTACCGGTATTTACCGCTCCACAGCTGCAGGTCCATCTGTCAGCCGGTCTGGGGCTCCCGCATTCAGAACAGAATTTTCCGGTATTTACTGCACCGCAGCTGCAGGTCCACTCTGCTGGCTGAGGTTTCGGTTTTCCGCATTCTGCACAGAACTTGCCGGTATTCTCTGCACCGCATTCACATTTCCATGTACCGGATGCCGGTTGCATCTTTGGTGCTGCCTGTGCCTGCTGCTGCACTCCCATCTGATAAAGACTCTGCATATTGGCTCCGCCAGCCTGACTGGCCATTCCCATACCCATAAATCCTGTCATGGAACCGGCCTTATTGGAAGCTGCTGCTTTCATGGCATCTGCCTGCGCTCCTGCCAGTGTAGCAGCTGCCATTGTAGGATCCCTGAGAATGGCATTTTTCTGTGCATCTTTGATCAGCTGTGCATCTTCTTCCGGAAGAGTAACCGGATTCATGGCAATGGACACGATCGCCAGACCTCTGGCCTGCTGCCATTTCTGTGTCAGCGCCTGATTCATGGCATCACACAGTTCCTGTACATGTCCCGGAATCGCACTTGGCCGGATCTGCATCTCGGAAATCTGTGCAAACGCAGGCTGAAGTGCACTTATAAATTCTGTTTTCAACTGAGACTCAATTTCTTCCCTGTCATACTGCTGAGCAAAATTACCGCAGACATTTGTATAAAACAGCAGCGGATCTACAATTTTATAAGAATATACTCCATTGCAGCGCACAGATACATCAATATCCAGTCCGATATTTCTGTCTACCACTCTGAAAGGGATGGGATTGGCTGTTCCAAACTTGTTTCCTACCAGCTCTTTTGTATTAAAATAATATACTCTCTGATCTTTTCCCGTATCTCCTCCATAGGCAAAACGCTTCTTCACTGTTTCAAAGGTCTTTTTGATTCCTTCACTGAGCCCGCCTGTAAAAATACTGGGTTCTGTAGAGGTATCATAAGTAAATTCTCCCGGTTCTGCGCAGACTTCAACAACTTTGCCCTGCTCCACGATGATCATGCACTGGCCATCTGCTACCGCGATTCCCGAACCATCGGAAATGATATTATCACTGCCTCTTTTGTTAGAGGAACGTCCCCCTATCCTTTTCTCCCCCTTCACGGCAAGAACTTCATTATCAATTGCCTCACAGTAAAAAAATTCTTTCCACTGATCCGCCAGTGTGCTGCCTGCTGCTCCTGCAGCTGCTTTAATTAATCCCATAGAATGCTCCTTTCTCAAAGCTTATGCTCTTTGCAATAACAGTAATACAAATTCTTTAATCTGCTATGAACCCCAAACTCCCTTTTTCTGTCATCTTTTTGCATTTGCGGGAGTCTTTTCATTTATACATAAAGTATACCATATTCTTTCGATTATTTCTTTCTTTTTTATTATATTTTTACAATTTTCTTCTCATAAAAAAAGAATCCTGCCCGGAGGGCTTCTTATAAATAATAATAACAGAAAACCGGCAGAGCTTTTCACACCCTGCCGGCAAAATTCTTTCTATATTATATACTCTGCAAAAACTCAGCCTACTAAAGCAGCGCCTAAAGCTTTGCATGCATCTGTAGCTTCATCATCTGGCTCTTCCTGGCAGATTACACTGTCGCATACAAGATTTGCGCCTGTTTCTTTACAGGACTCTTCCCAGTTGCGCATCCATTCGCCGTCTCCCCATCCATAGGAACCAAACAGAGCAATATTTTTGCCTTTCAGGGCATCCTTACATCCGTCGAACATTGGCTCGAATTCTGTGTCTTCGAGAACTTCATCTCCCATTGCAGGGCATCCGAAAGCGATTGCATCATATTCAGCTACTTTAGATCCGTCAAAATCCTCGCAGGTACGAAGAACAGCTTCGCCGCCTTTTTCCTTGATTCCGTCTACAACTGCGTTTGCCATTGCCTCTGTGTTTCCTGTGCTGCTCCAATATACAACTGCTACTTTACTCATGATCAAAATCCTCCTTAAAATTCGCTCTGCTTCCTCTTTGCTACAAAGCCATAATTTATTATAATGAAAAGTCGTACGGCTTTTCTATTATACTAATTTATTTATGCTGCCACTGTCAGCTGGCGTACACTCCTGCCCTGGCTCCAGAGACGTACATATACGCTGGTGCATTTCTTAAATTTTGCAAAAGCCTTCACTGCTTCACATTCATTGCAGTAAACTTTCCAGCAGCCCACGCATTTACAATTCTGCCCTGCGTTCTTGACAAATCCGATCACATCTCCTAACGGATATCCCAGAAATAATCCGATTTCATGAGGAAAATCTTCTCGCTGTGCCAGACGGCTTCTCAGTCTCTCCAGCGCGTATGACGGATCTGTACTTTCATATCCATATTTCTTCATGAAATTCGCCACACCAGGTTTCTTCAGATCTTTCTCCAGACTGGAAGAACGACACACATAAATTAATGCCTTACTTTCACTCTTACGAAGTACTGTGAGGGAAACACCTTTTTCTTTTACGCATTCATTAAAGCCATCCACGCTTTTCCATAATTTTTCCTCAGATTCATATTTATATGTAAAAAGATTTCCGGTTTTAATAGATGCTAATGTAGGTGAACAATGTTCGATCACAGATTTCTCCAGCATGTCAGGTTTCCTTTCTTAATGTCAGAATATAAATTAGTGTACGCTAACCAGGTATCAAAAAATAAAGCTTTACGAAACATTCTATTGCTTCTTATGTACCGTAAGGCTTGAAGTTGCTGTTGCAGGAATACCAGCAGCGGGTTGAGTTATTCGTATCTAACTTCATGTCTTAATATATACTATTTGAGATATTCTGTCAAGTTAATTTTATATAACTTTTTTATTTTTACTATTTTTGACAAAACAGAGGAGTATGTCCCATCATACCCTCTGCTCTGCAATCTCTTAGTTTTCTATACAGATCGTACTTCCGACTCCCTCTTCTGTTCGTTCCTTAGTTACTATGATCTTCTTATCAATACGCTCCTTCAGCTCTGATACATGGGAAACGATCCCCACCAGTCTGCTTCCCTGACTGAGATCTTTTAATGCCCGGATTGCCTGGTCAAGTGCATCCTCATCGAGAGATCCGAAGCCTTCATCTACAAACATCGTATCAAGTTGAATTCCTCCAGAACTTGACTGGATCTCATCGGAAAGCCCTAACGCCAGTGACAGGGATGCCTGGAATGTTTCTCCGCCGGACAGGGTCTTAACGCTTCGGATGGTTCCATTATAATGATCTATTACATCCAGTTCCAGACCCGTTTTGCCTACCCTGCTTTTATTCTCTTTCCGGCGGACTAACTCATACTGACCGCTGCTCATAGTCATGAGACGGATATTGGCCCGCGCAAGGATACGGTCGAAGTACTGCATCTGAATATAAGTTTCCAGCATGATCTTTGCTTTACCCGTGATTGTACCATTTGCTGTATCTGAAAGAGATTTCATCCATTTCCAGCGGATTTCTGTTTTCAGGAGTTTCGTCTGCTGTCTGCGGATTTTCTCGTACATATCGCCATTGATCTCCAGGCGGGCATGGATTTCATCTCGTTCTGATGAAAATGCTTTCTTTTGCTGTATGAAATTTTCTTTCTGAGCATTCAGTTCCTCAACTGAAATATTTACAGCTTCTTTTAACTGCTCTGTCAGAGATGTGATCACAGAATTCAGCTCTGTCATCCTCTTCTCTAATGTTTCTTTCGCTTCTGTTACAGTTTTATAATGCGTTTCAAGCGTCTGGCGTTCCTGAGTCTGCAGCTGGATCTGAGACTGGATTTCCTCTTTCGTTTTTTCTCCCAGTTCCTTTTCCATGCTCTCTTTTTGTTTCTGCATCTGTTCAAGTCTGGACTTCTCTGCCGCTGTCTGCTGCTGATTCTGGTTGTTCTGGTCTGTAAGTGTTGTAAGTTCTGTCTGTATTTTGTTTATTTGGGTCTCCAGAAGTTTTCTCTGCTCCAGAAGTGCGGTCAGATCTTTTTGTTTTTGTTTCAGAATATCCTGCTGCTGTTTCAACCATTCTGATGCTTTCTTTCCCTGCTGCAGAAGCAGTGATACTTCTTGTCCTTCCTGCTGATGATGCACTGCCTTACTGCTCTGATCTTGCTGCAATCCTGAATCTGCTTTCAGTTTCTGCTGTATCTCTTCACACAGCCATGCAAATATCGGCTCTTCCAGTTGATTCTGTAATTGTTCCTGAATACTCTCCTGCTGACTCTTTCTCTTTTCCAGACTGATCTGTAGCTTCTGAAATTCTTTTGCATGTTGTTCCAACTGTCCGGTGAATTTTTCCTTTTTCTTCACCAAATCCTGCTGAACTTTCTTCTGTTTTTGAATTTCTTCTAATTCTGTCTGCACCTGGCTTTCCTGAGCTTTTACGAATAGGCGTAATTCAGGATCAGCAGCTTCATTCCGAAGTATTTCCTCTGCCTTCTCTTCTGGCAGAAACTGCGCTGCATAGTTTCTGACTTCTTCTGCCAGTTCTTCCTTTGAGCGCTGTACCAACCCTGCGGCTGATCCAGCCTGCACACTTGCATCAGATGCCGCTTTCTCCGCAGTTTCTGCTGACATTTTCTGCTTTTTCAGCTGTTCTTCTGTTGGAACTTCCTCTGGGATCTGCGTAAGCTTCGGATGATGAACAGAACCGCATACCGGACACGGCATTCCATCCTGAAGATCAGCTGCCAGTACGCCTGCCTGGGCATCCAGATAAGCCTGCTCCATTTTGTTCAGAATTTCTTTTATTTCTGCCCGGTTCTGAGAAGCTGTCAGATAAACCTTCTTTTTGCTCTCTGCTTCTTTTTCCAGATCCTGGCATCGTTTCTGCTGATCTTTCATTTTGTGTATCTGCTGTAAACGCATGATCAGACTGTTCTCTTTTGTTTCCAGATTACCGCCGAAAGCAAGCTGTTCTTCCAGATCAGCCAGAGACTTTGTCATCTGTTCAGACTGTTTTTCCATTTTCTCGGACTGTGTTCCCAGATCCTGGATCTTTGTCAGAAGAAACTCCAGATTACCGCAATTCTTACAGACTCCCGCATAGAGATTATCTATCTTCTCTTTCTGGAAATCTGTTTCTGCTTTTTCTTTTTCCGTGCGGTCTGTTGCCTGATATTCTTTCTGCTTCTCTTCCAGTACTGCTTTCGTTTCTTTCTGACGGTTCTGCAGTACTGTACTGTCTGTTTTCAATTTCTCTATCTGAGCAGAAACATTTACTATTTCACGGATCAGATTTTCCAGGTTCGTATAACGATCCAGATTCTCCTTTTCTTTCTGTATGGAAAGTATCAGCTGTTGAATCTTCTCAGGTTCTTTGGCTGCATTCTCTGCATCTTTTTGCGCCTGTTCAAGCTGTGGAAGCAGTACTTCTCTCTCTTCCAGAAGTTTCTCTTTTCTGGCCTTTGCATCTGCTTCTTTATGAATTTTTCCCAGAAGCTGGTTCACTTTATCCAGTTTTCCATCATTTTCTTTTATCTGCTTATTCAGGGCTTTCCATGTATCTTTGTCTGCTTTCAGAAACTGCTCCAGGATTTCCAGTCCTTCTTCCAGATTTCCCTCAAATTTATTCTTCTCCATCACTGTCCACTGCTGTCCCAGAGGATCTTCTATGGAATATCTGACCTGTTCCGTATACTGACGAATACTTCTCAGCAGTTCTTTATACGCCTTGTCCAGACCACCGGCTTCCAATTTCAGCTTCTCCTGGATCACCTTATAAATATCTGTATGAAAAAGCTTTCTGAAAATATTGCTGCGCTCCTCTGTATCAGCCAGAAGTAATTTCCTGAAATCTCCCTGCGCGATCATGGCAATCTGCGTAAACTGTTTCATATCCAACCCAATCAGCTCCGTAACCGCCTGGTTCACTTCCTTCAGCTTCGTCACCGGAGCTCTCCCATCCGAAAAAGTAAGCAGCGCCTCCCCTTTCTGTGTGGTCATTCCCGTACCTCTGGTCTTTGGCCGCTCATAATCCGGACTTCTCCGAACTGTATACACTG carries:
- a CDS encoding SPFH domain-containing protein; the encoded protein is MGLIKAAAGAAGSTLADQWKEFFYCEAIDNEVLAVKGEKRIGGRSSNKRGSDNIISDGSGIAVADGQCMIIVEQGKVVEVCAEPGEFTYDTSTEPSIFTGGLSEGIKKTFETVKKRFAYGGDTGKDQRVYYFNTKELVGNKFGTANPIPFRVVDRNIGLDIDVSVRCNGVYSYKIVDPLLFYTNVCGNFAQQYDREEIESQLKTEFISALQPAFAQISEMQIRPSAIPGHVQELCDAMNQALTQKWQQARGLAIVSIAMNPVTLPEEDAQLIKDAQKNAILRDPTMAAATLAGAQADAMKAAASNKAGSMTGFMGMGMASQAGGANMQSLYQMGVQQQAQAAPKMQPASGTWKCECGAENTGKFCAECGKPKPQPAEWTCSCGAVNTGKFCSECGSPRPADRWTCSCGAVNTGKFCAECGKPRQ
- a CDS encoding flavodoxin; the encoded protein is MSKVAVVYWSSTGNTEAMANAVVDGIKEKGGEAVLRTCEDFDGSKVAEYDAIAFGCPAMGDEVLEDTEFEPMFDGCKDALKGKNIALFGSYGWGDGEWMRNWEESCKETGANLVCDSVICQEEPDDEATDACKALGAALVG
- a CDS encoding DUF3793 family protein produces the protein MLEKSVIEHCSPTLASIKTGNLFTYKYESEEKLWKSVDGFNECVKEKGVSLTVLRKSESKALIYVCRSSSLEKDLKKPGVANFMKKYGYESTDPSYALERLRSRLAQREDFPHEIGLFLGYPLGDVIGFVKNAGQNCKCVGCWKVYCNECEAVKAFAKFKKCTSVYVRLWSQGRSVRQLTVAA
- a CDS encoding AAA family ATPase, producing MKPLKLTLSAFGPYAGETVIDFTQLGGQGLFLVTGDTGAGKTTIFDGITFSLYGETSGGVREASMLRSKYAKPETPTYAEYIFEYKDTVYTVRRSPDYERPKTRGTGMTTQKGEALLTFSDGRAPVTKLKEVNQAVTELIGLDMKQFTQIAMIAQGDFRKLLLADTEERSNIFRKLFHTDIYKVIQEKLKLEAGGLDKAYKELLRSIRQYTEQVRYSIEDPLGQQWTVMEKNKFEGNLEEGLEILEQFLKADKDTWKALNKQIKENDGKLDKVNQLLGKIHKEADAKARKEKLLEEREVLLPQLEQAQKDAENAAKEPEKIQQLILSIQKEKENLDRYTNLENLIREIVNVSAQIEKLKTDSTVLQNRQKETKAVLEEKQKEYQATDRTEKEKAETDFQKEKIDNLYAGVCKNCGNLEFLLTKIQDLGTQSEKMEKQSEQMTKSLADLEEQLAFGGNLETKENSLIMRLQQIHKMKDQQKRCQDLEKEAESKKKVYLTASQNRAEIKEILNKMEQAYLDAQAGVLAADLQDGMPCPVCGSVHHPKLTQIPEEVPTEEQLKKQKMSAETAEKAASDASVQAGSAAGLVQRSKEELAEEVRNYAAQFLPEEKAEEILRNEAADPELRLFVKAQESQVQTELEEIQKQKKVQQDLVKKKEKFTGQLEQHAKEFQKLQISLEKRKSQQESIQEQLQNQLEEPIFAWLCEEIQQKLKADSGLQQDQSSKAVHHQQEGQEVSLLLQQGKKASEWLKQQQDILKQKQKDLTALLEQRKLLETQINKIQTELTTLTDQNNQNQQQTAAEKSRLEQMQKQKESMEKELGEKTKEEIQSQIQLQTQERQTLETHYKTVTEAKETLEKRMTELNSVITSLTEQLKEAVNISVEELNAQKENFIQQKKAFSSERDEIHARLEINGDMYEKIRRQQTKLLKTEIRWKWMKSLSDTANGTITGKAKIMLETYIQMQYFDRILARANIRLMTMSSGQYELVRRKENKSRVGKTGLELDVIDHYNGTIRSVKTLSGGETFQASLSLALGLSDEIQSSSGGIQLDTMFVDEGFGSLDEDALDQAIRALKDLSQGSRLVGIVSHVSELKERIDKKIIVTKERTEEGVGSTICIEN